In Geotalea uraniireducens, the genomic window GTCTTTCGCTTTCGGGGCGGAAGGGGCCAAACTCGGCTATGTCGACATGCAGAAGGCGCTGAATCTTTCCGAAGCCGGCAAGGGGGCCAAAGAACAGCTGGCGGCCAAGGTAAAGAAATACCAGGACGAGATCAACGCCAAGCAGGATGAATTGAAAAAGCTGAAGGATGATCTGGAAAAGCAGAGCGTGCTCCTTTCCGAGACGGCCCGCGTTGCCAAGGAGAAGGATTATCAGCAGAAACTCAAGGAGTTCCAGCGGTTCACCAAGGATGCCCAGGATGAACTGCAGGCGAAGGA contains:
- a CDS encoding OmpH family outer membrane protein, translated to MKRVITAVVVLSILGLASFAFGAEGAKLGYVDMQKALNLSEAGKGAKEQLAAKVKKYQDEINAKQDELKKLKDDLEKQSVLLSETARVAKEKDYQQKLKEFQRFTKDAQDELQAKDEEFTRKIIEDLERVIQDYGRKNGYTFIFVRNDSMAYVDDKADLTEEVLKLFNESRKK